A stretch of Eubalaena glacialis isolate mEubGla1 chromosome 10, mEubGla1.1.hap2.+ XY, whole genome shotgun sequence DNA encodes these proteins:
- the YPEL4 gene encoding protein yippee-like 4, with product MPSCDPGPAPACLPTKTFRSYLPRCHRTYSCVHCRAHLAKHDELISKSFQGSHGRAYLFNSVVNVGCGPAEQRLLLTGLHSVADIFCESCKTTLGWKYEQAFETSQKYKEGKYIIEMSHMVKDNGWD from the exons ATGCCCAGCTGCGACCCTGGCCcggcccctgcctgcctccccaccAAGACTTTCCGCAGCTACCTGCCCCGCTGCCACCGCACCTACAGCTGCGTCCACTGCCGTGCACACCTGGCCAAACACGATGAGCTTATTTCCAAG TCCTTCCAAGGGAGCCACGGCCGAGCCTACCTGTTTAACTCCGT GGTCAACGTGGGCTGTGGGCCCGCTGAACAGCGTCTCCTGCTCACGGGGCTCCACTCGGTAGCTGATATTTTCTGCGAGAGCTGCAAAACCACCCTCGGCTGGAAATAT GAACAAGCTTTTGAGACGAGCCAGAAGTACAAGGAAGGGAAGTACATCATTGAAATGTCACACATGGTGAAGGACAACGGCTGGGACTGA